One Pyrenophora tritici-repentis strain M4 chromosome 5, whole genome shotgun sequence DNA window includes the following coding sequences:
- a CDS encoding Herpes-BLLF1 multi-domain protein, which yields MRSSSSVWILSTVPMGVLGSVLSRSHDLNKTTTADVSRLYGTRLPTPIQASPCLSSKGYETAANSSTPTAFPSSNPSSPYAVNTSSQLPSFAYSPLSRPTILTYSSPTLAFTPDHTLVVTVVVSKTVFNAPTSISSANLYPVSQLSTPGPSSPQPEISAFAAPSSSIGTSSAIQSSVSSIVTDTEVAVALQVSPTINLPLLSSIFYGSEILQRSISVRTTTVTTVVVINITIPGPLPTSSFGAMPTAPTTVITTSVAVPPSPSLSATTAFPVATSANIPGVSLSASGSISPTDIAPTSANPSEGASTGFPTVPPFSYNPSASRGSASPITRPTPEPSSANVAGSTLGTATVSTSTFISQYSGIPPAPSAAGASGGLNGKAKETVWWVVFCVPFMLLA from the exons ATGCGGAGTAGTTCCTCAGTATGGATTCTGAGCACAGTGCCGATGGGTGTACTGGGTAGTGTACTATCGAGGTCTCATGATCTCAATAAAA CTACCACAGCTGATGTATCACGACTATATGGCACCAGGCTCCCCACACCTATACAAGCGTCGCCTTGCCTATCCTCCAAGGGATATGAAACAGCAGCGAATTCTTCGACACCAACTGCTTTTCCGTCATCAAATCCTTCGTCGCCGTATGCTGTAAATACCTCGTCACAATTACCGTCCTTCGCCTACTCGCCGCTGTCGCGCCCAACAATCTTGACATACTCATCGCCTACTTTGGCGTTTACCCCTGACCATACATTGGTTGTAACAGTAGTTGTCTCAAAGACAGTGTTCAACGCGCCAACATCGATCTCATCGGCCAATTTGTATCCTGTATCTCAACTATCGACTCCAGGACCCTCATCACCTCAGCCTGAGATTAGCGCATTTGCTGCACCTAGTAGCTCCATCGGCACATCATCAGCTATTCAATCTTCAGTATCCTCTATTGTCACAGACACCGAGGTTGCAGTGGCTCTACAAGTTAGCCCGACCATCAATCTTCCACTATTGTCCTCCATATTTTACGGGTCAGAGATCCTTCAGAGGTCCATTTCAGTCAGGACAACCACGGTGACCACGGTCGTAGTAATCAACATCACTATACCGGGTCCACTCCCTACATCGTCGTTCGGCGCCATGCCAACAGCACCGACAACAGTCATCACTACTTCTGTAGCTGTACCCCCGTCACCATCTCTATCCGCGACAACAGCTTTTCCAGTGGCAACATCGGCCAATATTCCAGGGGTATCATTATCTGCCTCTGGTTCCATCTCACCCACAGATATCGCGCCTACTTCTGCAAATCCATCAGAAGGTGCATCTACCGGTTTCCCAACTGTTCCACCATTCTCGTACAATCCCTCCGCATCCCGTGGCTCGGCTTCACCCATCACAAGGCCCACCCCTGAACCCTCCAGCGCAAACGTTGCAGGATCCACGCTAGGTACCGCTACAGTATCCACTTCTACATTCATATCACAATATAGTGGTATTCCGCCTGCGCCGAGTGCAGCTGGAGCTTCCGGGGGTCTCAATGGGAAGGCCAAAGAAACGGTGTGGTGGGTAGTTTTCTGCGTTCCCTTCATGCTCCTGGCCTAG
- a CDS encoding rve domain containing protein: MATYTSSTAVTARLAADGKNWKDWIKQLINYAAADGAVAVLDGAPRPEFDATDDKYRITAMQRPITHPLGTSTDVIQAELDRVGKLNKTIGPFNNEARQLLKEDKLALDSWVARDARLQNTILSSIDKPLVAQVRTCPTAHDMYKALKDLNSNGDYANAALAWTAFIDLRAETQPTVRSYIGKFRETINDITVQGITLGWKKPSAVPGTSADRDIEDLLIIHFLHGLARVLPQWVEARNNDLRQGHTWSIDTLVASLEDHLRHAPDEPVKTFLSVSKQAEEKRVLTRLNGRGNGNNSNQNSTPTPSSLPTRNNNQQKRTPQPVGMCDHCKREHPGPNELCWKLHPSLTPDNVKKRTADNAAKKAAAAAARTNVTVAKNSNDDDADQYDAHSYVTVATFVSPTLLKKAVSNHDYQQRYCYDTAANRHVFNNRSKFYEYAPIDNDVHGSTGSTTAAGVGTVRLEVVKADGTTEKISLQNVLYCPDFATNVISQAPFKRAGVWYHSGKDKLYTASDEELAYLPEIDGIPNFLVVTESSKAPAALSYASLVCYRSSADEPSSSRPATDWHHIMGHAGIDAIKDTAKVVHGMKLTTSTVTNCEPCGLSKSKRNISRIQQTPPNTALGKVHVDVVGPITIPGKDGERYFMPITDGKSRRQWLFTSDSRAVLGQQLINWCKAMKAKGFTITIHTDNAREFINASNKQYFDSVGIEVVTSPPYDATRNGIAERANGITEDRTRGALIAAKLPIKLWPYAAKYMARIHNLVSNSNLPGKITPLEAWNRSIGYPNPVPNVAKMHAFGHVGYAHIPAQKRVKGDKFAPRAHKGHLVGMIGENIYQMWIPETDEIVTTASVRFDSYDSPSTPPLSPIIGPSPSPKVLPFKPLINRLADAATTPPAPPQDGDGGDLDNHQLPRADGGDGFDGFEDDDEAPPAPPTRGNNKAARRHEINADLNPAHIIHGPRNRRARAFFTSSTFDRCFAMALVKPTLGSKLSELPPEPRNYRQFLKHPRRDDLQLAMDDEYNALIANGTWRPATAEEIAKYEIIPGQWVWTYKGNAQGYHVKDKARMVACGNKQQESIWYREVYSYVVRTSTLRILLALVAYFDLECEQIDMITAYLNAHLDDDDVVLLRLPAGCTGFGNIVRLRRGMYGLRQSALLWYNDLKDSLKDLGFEPIEADPCVFVNPTTKAIIVVYVDDLILITRDVTSMKALKSQLLNRYKARDLGPIGFYLGIRILRDRPNRSLSMTMDSYVDRIVDEYHLANAPKADNPLPKSALTLIKRDDIADNNLIQQYQSLVAKLLYPTSIIRCDLAWHVNFMARFANNPTLEQLSLLKHMLRYYNGTATLGIKYQGDLKDANMDDPDHMIGLKAYSDSAHGDNNERKSSSGYVIKMAGGVVSYKSYRQRLVTLSSTESEYIAMTYAAKEINWLQRLLSQVGYVGNDLKPFKLYTDNQPALNMIRKDGHHERTKHIDAYFKYTKQQYKDGNLKLDYLPGVEMPADGLTKPLDKQEHAKFIGLIDMVNVPRM, translated from the coding sequence ATGGCAACTTACACCTCCTCCACAGCTGTCACAGCGCGCCTTGCAGCCGACGGCAAAAACTGGAAGGACTGGATTAAACAACTCATCAATTACGCAGCCGCCGATGGCGCTGTAGCCGTCCTAGATGGCGCTCCGCGCCCAGAATTTGACGCTACAGACGACAAATATCGCATTACCGCCATGCAGCGCCCGATCACTCATCCATTAGGCACCTCAACAGACGTTATCCAAGCCGAGCTTGACCGTGTCGGCAAACTCAACAAGACTATAGGACCGTTCAACAATGAGGCTCGACAGCTACTTAAAGAGGACAAGCTTGCGCTTGACTCATGGGTCGCCCGAGATGCCCGACTCCAAAACACCATACTCTCATCCATTGACAAGCCTCTCGTAGCTCAGGTGCGCACTTGCCCCACCGCCCACGATATGTACAAGGCTCTCAAGGACCTAAACAGCAACGGTGACTACGCCAATGCTGCTCTCGCGTGGACTGCCTTCATCGACCTCCGCGCTGAGACCCAACCCACAGTCCGCAGCTATATTGGAAAGTTTCGCGAGACAATTAATGACATCACGGTACAAGGCATCACACTTGGATGGAAGAAGCCTTCAGCAGTACCTGGTACATCCGCCGACCGCGACATCGAAGACCTGCTCATCATCCACTTCCTTCACGGCTTAGCTCGTGTACTCCCACAGTGGGTAGAAGCTCGCAATAACGACCTCCGCCAAGGCCATACATGGTCTATCGACACGCTCGTCGCGTCACTCGAGGATCACCTACGCCATGCCCCAGATGAGCCCGTGAAGACTTTCCTCTCCGTCTCTAAACAAGCGGAGGAGAAGCGCGTTCTCACACGCCTAAATGGCCGCGGCAATGGCAACAACAGCAACCAGAACTCTACTCCTACTCCTTCGTCTCTGCCGACGCGCAATAACAACCAACAGAAGCGTACTCCTCAGCCTGTTGGAATGTGCGATCACTGCAAGCGAGAGCACCCAGGACCTAATGAGCTTTGCTGGAAACTTCACCCTTCTCTCACCCCAGATAATGTTAAGAAGCGCACCGCAGACAATGCCGCTAAGAAGGCCGCAGctgcagcagctcgtacAAACGTTACAGTGGCCAAGAACAGCAACGACGACGATGCTGATCAGTACGATGCTCACTCATACGTGACAGTCGCCACCTTCGTCTCTCCGACTCTCCTCAAGAAGGCAGTCTCCAATCACGACTATCAACAGCGGTACTGCTACGACACTGCCGCTAACCGGCACGTCTTCAATAACCGCTCGAAATTTTACGAATACGCTCCAATCGACAATGACGTACACGGCTCTACCGGATCAACCACCGCCGCCGGCGTTGGCACTGTACGCCTTGAAGTCGTCAAAGCCGACGGAACAACAGAGAAGATCTCACTCCAAAACGTCCTCTACTGCCCCGATTTCGCCACCAACGTCATCTCCCAAGCTCCATTCAAGCGCGCGGGAGTGTGGTATCACTCGGGCAAGGACAAATTGTACACTGCCTCAGATGAGGAGCTAGCTTACTTACCAGAGATCGACGGTATACCCAACTTTCTCGTAGTTACAGAATCCTCCAAGGCGCCGGCCGCTCTCTCATACGCCTCTCTTGTTTGCTATCGAAGCTCTGCCGATGAGCCCTCATCCTCACGGCCAGCCACCGACTGGCATCATATCATGggacacgctggaatagaCGCTATTAAGGACACTGCAAAAGTTGTACATGGGATGAAGCTCACTACTTCTACCGTCACCAACTGCGAGCCCTGCGGCCTCTCCAAATCAAAGCGAAATATCTCTCGAATTCAACAAACTCCACCCAATACAGCGCTTGGCAAGGTCCATGTCGATGTCGTCGGCCCCATCACTATACCTGGAAAAGATGGAGAGCGTTACTTCATGCCTATCACGGATGGCAAGTCACGCCGACAGTGGCTATTCACATCAGACAGCCGCGCTGTACTAGGCCAACAGCTTATTAATTGgtgcaaagctatgaaggCCAAAGGCTTTACCATCACTATCCATACCGACAACGCTCGCGAGTTTATTAACGCCAGCAACAAGCAGTACTTCGATAGCGTGGGCATCGAGGTAGTTACGTCACCACCTTATGATGCCACTCGCAATGGTATTGCAGAGCGCGCCAACGGTATCACAGAGGATCGAACTCGCGGAGCTCTTATTGCAGCCAAGCTTCCTATAAAGCTGTGGCCCTACGCAGCCAAATATATGGCCCGCATTCACAACCTCGTCTCCAACAGCAACCTCCCAGGAAAGATCACTCCTTTAGAGGCCTGGAATCGCTCTATAGGCTACCCAAACCCAGTCCCAAACGTCGCCAAGATGCACGCTTTCGGCCATGTTGGATACGCCCATATACCCGCCCAGAAGCGCGTTAAAGGTGACAAATTTGCACCTCGTGCTCACAAGGGCCACCTCGTCGGTATGATCGGCGAGAACATCTACCAGATGTGGATCCCAGAGACTGATGAGATCGTTACCACCGCCTCCGTGCGGTTTGATAGCTACGACTCACCCTCCACTCCTCCATTGTCTCCCATCATCGGCCcttcaccatcaccgaagGTGCTCCCATTTAAACCTCTCATCAACCGCCTCGCCGACGCCGCTACAACTCCACCCGCTCCTCCGCaagatggtgatggcggcgattTGGACAATCATCAGCTACCTCGTGCTGATGGCGGAGATGGCTTTGATGGTTtcgaggatgatgatgaagctCCACCAGCTCCTCCAACCCGTGGTAACAACAAGGCAGCGCGTCGACATGAGATTAACGCGGACCTCAACCCAGCTCATATCATACACGGCCCTCGCAATCGCCGGGCACGTGCTTTCTTCACTTCATCTACTTTTGATCGCTGCTTCGCCATGGCTCTCGTCAAGCCCACTCTCGGCTCAAAGCTTTCAGAACTTCCACCGGAGCCTCGCAACTATCGTCAGTTTCTCAAACATCCTCGCCGCGATGATCTACAACTCGCAATGGACGATGAGTACAACGCTCTTATCGCCAACGGTACTTGGCGCCCTGCTACGGCAGAGGAGATTGCCAAGTATGAGATCATCCCAGGTCAATGGGTGTGGACGTATAAAGGCAACGCTCAAGGCTATCACGTGAAAGACAAGGCTCGCATGGTGGCTTGCGGCAACAAGCAACAAGAATCAATTTGGTACCGCGAGGTTTACTCCTACGTCGTCCGAACTTCTACGCTCCGCATCCTCCTCGCCCTTGTGGCTTACTTCGATCTAGAGTGTGAGCAGATCGACATGATTACTGCTTACCTCAACGCTCACctcgacgacgatgacgtTGTCCTCCTTCGCCTGCCCGCAGGCTGTACTGGCTTTGGGAATATTGTTCGCCTTCGCCGCGGCATGTACGGCCTCCGTCAGTCAGCCCTATTGTGGTACAACGACCTCAAGGACTCTCTCAAAGATCTCGGCTTCGAGCCCATCGAAGCAGATCCCTGCGTCTTCGTCAACCCAACAACAAAGGCCATCATAGTCGTGTACGTTGACGACCTTATCCTTATTACACGTGACGTGACCTCTATGAAGGCACTTAAGTCACAACTCCTCAATCGATACAAGGCTCGTGACCTTGGCCCAATTGGTTTCTACTTGGGAATTCGAATCCTCCGCGATCGTCCCAACCGCTCTCTCTCTATGACGATGGATAGCTACGTTGATCGCATTGTCGATGAGTATCACCTCGCCAACGCTCCAAAGGCAGACAACCCCCTCCCAAAGTCGGCCCTCACCCTCATCAAGCGTGATGACATCGCCGACAACAACCTTATACAGCAGTACCAATCGCTCGTCGCGAAGCTACTCTATCCTACCTCCATTATTCGCTGTGACCTAGCTTGGCACGTGAACTTCATGGCACGCTTTGCAAACAACCCTACGTTAGAGCAACTGTCACTGCTAAAGCACATGCTCCGCTACTACAACGGCACGGCAACTCTCGGCATCAAGTACCAAGGTGACCTTAAAGACGCTAATATGGACGACCCAGATCACATGATAGGCCTTAAGGCCTACAGTGACTCCGCCCATGGCGACAACAACGAGCGCAAGTCGTCCTCCGGCTACGTCATCAAGATGGCTGGAGGCGTCGTCTCATACAAATCGTACCGCCAGCGCCTCGTTACTCTCTCCTCCACAGAATCAGAATATATTGCCATGACGTatgctgccaaagagatcaATTGGCTTCAACGCCTACTCTCTCAGGTTGGATACGTCGGTAACGACCTCAAGCCCTTCAAGCTGTACACCGATAATCAGCCAGCGCTTAATATGATCCGCAAGGACGGCCATCACGAGCGTacaaagcacatcgacgcGTACTTCAAGTATACAAAGCAGCAGTACAAAGACGGCAACCTCAAGCTCGACTATCTCCCCGGCGTAGAGATGCCCGCCGACGGCCTTACGAAGCCTCTCGACAAACAAGAGCACGCTAAGTTCATTGGCCTCATCGATATGGTGAACGTTCCCCGCATGTAG
- a CDS encoding Med15 multi-domain protein codes for MPSRLAPLLLARQNPLDDVKTTFSSWDSCMSKTYCKWPVIVGIIIGGLILFSVIACIARCICCGAELACCCFKCCTCCCPSGGSRGHKRVKSDPAAPYPQPYGAPPPNPYAQNPYAQAHAAAPPAPPIDTRPVNQQYRSNAMPTFAPAAKPERPQFATFDSTKAVVNEDALPAMPTWKDGRDVHIEVEEQPVPEKRGDLEMDRLDRNGSVASGSVAATATAAAAIPGTRRSPGPGRSPVSAVDNYGYPSGRDNDSFGGETAPLTSQGQYNQSYAQQDGYGRRSPPQNTSPVQDGGGYAGGYAQQQRQQPYGRQPQAYDSRDQLNQYNQPSSQQYNQQSPQQYNQQSPQQYNQQNSQQYNQQNSQQYNQQASQYNQQTSQYNQQGSYQQAGSYNQRDYYDSPDRYQSPAPPPSNPYGYNDSNNSPAPSYDNFAPAPAQQSVPQSLAPGYVATEPAKPTSPPVPAYPGQRAYTPVSGSIGQQQPYRAFSPGAQ; via the exons ATGCCTTCCCGACTTGCGCCTCTGCTGTTGGCGCGCCAGAACCCCTTGGATGATGTAAAGACGACCTTTTCATCATGGGACAGTTGCATGTCCAAAACCTACTGCAA ATGGCCAGTCATTGTCGGAATTATCATCGGAGGCCTCATTCTGTTCTCCGTCATTGCCTGCATAGCGCGCTGTATATGCTGCGGCGCCGAGTTGGCATGCTGCTGCTTTAAATGCTGTACCTGCTGCTGTCCCAGCGGTGGCTCGAGAGGCCATAAGCGCGTCAAGAGTGACCCGGCAGCTCCATATCCTCAACCATATGGAGCCCCTCCACCAAATCCCTATGCGCAAAACCCCTACGCACAAGCGCATGCCGCTGCACCACCCGCACCGCCAATTGATACACGGCCCGTAAACCAGCAATATCGCTCCAATGCCATGCCGACCTTTGCCCCCGCCGCGAAGCCAGAACGACCACAATTCGCCACATTTGACTCGACCAAAGCGGTAGTCAACGAAGATGCCCTCCCAGCTATGCCGACATGGAAGGACGGGCGGGATGTACATATCGAGGTCGAGGAACAGCCTGTGCCTGAAAAGCGCGGTGATCTGGAAATGGACAGGCTGGATCGCAACGGCAGCGTAGCCAGCGGATCCGTGGCAGCCACAGCCACAGCCGCAGCCGCAATACCTGGAACGCGACGGTCGCCCGGCCCGGGCAGGTCCCCGGTTTCAGCAGTAGACAACTACGGCTACCCTTCAGGCCGTGACAATGACTCGTTCGGCGGTGAAACGGCACCCCTCACTAGCCAAGGCCAGTACAACCAGTCTTACGCCCAGCAAGACGGCTATGGCAGACGTTCGCCTCCCCAGAATACATCACCAGTGCAGGATGGAGGGGGATATGCTGGGGGTTACGCACAGCAGCAACGACAGCAACCATACGGTCGCCAGCCACAAGCATACGATTCCCGAGACCAGCTAAATCAATACAACCAACCGAGCTCTCAGCAGTACAATCAACAGAGCCCTCAGCAGTACAACCAACAGAGCCCTCAGCAGTACAACCAACAAAACTCCCAGCAGTACAACCAACAAAACTCCCAGCAGTACAATCAGCAGGCGTCTCAGTATAATCAGCAGACATCTCAGTACAATCAACAAGGATCGTACCAGCAGGCAGGCTCATACAATCAACGTGACTACTATGACTCGCCGGATCGATACCAATCCCCAGCGCCACCACCGTCGAACCCATACGGCTACAACGACAGCAACAACAGTCCAGCCCCGTCTTACGACAACTTCGCGCCAGCACCTGCACAACAGTCAGTACCACAGTCACTTGCGCCAGGCTATGTGGCCACTGAGCCGGCCAAGCCTACATCCCCGCCTGTGCCAGCATACCCAGGTCAGCGGGCATACACACCCGTGTCTGGGTCCATAGGGCAACAACAGCCATACCGAGCATTTTCACCAGGAGCGCAATAG
- a CDS encoding HugZ, putative heme iron utilization protein: MGSPNTQDEATRQRIIKHMNTDHHDSIRRYVEAFASKSVFQSRKAQMIDIDLNQMVISSGDGQRSVITFDPPMQNLREARERVVQLDKDAQQILGRSDIPVTTFIPTYRHPTHLALFTTSLLCFLLLPRQANWQPGSLLYDSVLHLVPGTASFVAKFGWTVVFLMLAHVIEAFIMVRKLARHGCTFLDAVWWKWVGTCLVEGFTSFRRLDALVEEKKREKEAKKH, translated from the exons ATGGGTTCCCCAAACACCCAGGATGAAGCCACCAGGCAGCGCATCATTAAGCACATGAACACTGACCACCACGACTCT ATACGCCGATATGTCGAGGCCTTCGCTTCCAAGTCCGTGTTCCAGAGCCGCAAGGCGCAGATGATCGATATCGATCTCAACCAGATGGTGATTAGCTCCGGGGACGGCCAACGATCCGTCATCACTTTCGATCCACCGATGCAAAATCTCCGCGAAGCCCGTGAGCGCGTTGTGCAGCTGGACAAAGATGCGCAGCAAATCCTAGGCCGAAGTGATATTCCAGTCACAACCTTCATCCCCACGTACAGGCACCCGACCCATTTGGCTCTGTTCACAACGTCCTTACTGTGCTTCCTTTTGCTTCCTCGACAGGCCAACTGGCAACCTGGTTCGCTACTTTACGATAGCGTGCTACATCTCGTACCAGGTACCGCCAGCTTTGTTGCTAAATTCGGTTGGACCGTCGTTTTTCTCATGCTAGCTCATGTTATTGAGGCTTTCATCATGGTGAGAAAGCTGGCAAGGCACGGATGCACCTTTCTTGATGCGGTGTGGTGGAAATGGGTAGGTACCTGCCTCGTAGAGGGCTTTACTTCGTTCAGGAGATTGGACGCTTTGGtcgaagagaagaagagggagaaAGAGGCTAAGAAGCATTGA
- a CDS encoding Herpes-BLLF1 domain containing protein, with protein MLNMRRETHSTDVIADINYFPALGTPIPKSEWKPRYLDSNDAYTRPMLIRDVRTSVKPFNLDVHGFQFVQLPEKKTRVTRDDDEETVKRKYYPELEDIAKKITDASTAHVFNHVMRAHSSPSEKGIQDSKGRWQDIPAGHPHVDYAGSSAAIEGTKLELNFPPHISKLFDTSTRFAFLGAWRPLKTVRKDPLAVCDATTVPDYDYQVRLREFSRTGIKSENYVMSHRDEEQKHQWYYMSEMQPWEMVVFKGFDTKRDSPGWRCPHTAFRLQGSQEEPPRESIEARIVCFWG; from the exons ATGCTAAACATGCGTCGAGAAACACACAGTACTGACGTCATTGCAGACATTAACTACTTCCCAGCCCTTGGTACTCCAATTCCCAAGTCAGAATGGAAGCCGCGATACCTAGACTCCAACGACGCCTACACACGTCCCATGCTCATACGCGATGTCCGAACAAGTGTTAAACCCTTCAATCTTGACGTACATGGCTTCCAATTCGTGCAACTGCCAGAGAAGAAAACCCGCGTAACCCgtgacgacgacgaagaaaCGGTGAAGCGCAAATACTACCCCGAGCTTGAAGATATCGCCAAAAAGAT AACCGACGCATCAACAGCCCACGTATTCAATCACGTGATGCGCGCGCACTCCTCCCCATCTGAGAAAGGCATCCAAGACTCAAAAGGCCGCTGGCAAGACATCCCCGCCGGCCACCCTCACGTCGACTACGCCGGCTCCTCAGCCGCCATCGAAGGCACAAAACTCGAACTCAACTTCCCACCCCACATCTCCAAACTCTTCGACACAAGCACGCGCTTCGCCTTCCTCGGCGCCTGGCGTCCCCTGAAGACGGTGCGAAAAGATCCACTGGCTGTATGCGATGCTACTACCGTTCCCGACTATGATTATCAGGTCCGTTTGCGCGAGTTCAGTAGGACGGGTATTAAGTCGGAGAATTATGTAATGAGTCATAGGGACGAGGAGCAGAAGCATCAGTGGTACTATATGTCTGAGATGCAGCCTTGGGAGATGGTGGTTTTCAAGGGGTTTGATACGAAGAGGGATAGTCCGGGTTGGAGATGTCCTCATACTGCTTTTAGGCTACAGGGTAGTCAGGAGGAGCCGCCTAGGGAGAGTATTGAAGCGAGAATTGTGTGCTTTTGGGGGTAA